Proteins found in one Exiguobacterium sp. 9-2 genomic segment:
- the yyaC gene encoding spore protease YyaC, with protein MNFRFHSHEPKPYSFFLEYTEPFAKERLAEQLFEQVSAVQEKRPIVLVCIGSDRSTGDSLGPLVGTFLEKQAPAHLHVYGTLAKPVHALNLAETIHSIQTTHYRPLVIAIDACLGRLSSVGHVFFSEGPLAPGAGVQKELPAVGDFNIKAVVNVSGFMEMMILQNTRLHLVYELAELVANSFHLLDAKLSAESTRTTISFTPRSM; from the coding sequence ATGAACTTCCGCTTTCATTCGCACGAGCCCAAGCCCTATTCTTTCTTTTTAGAATATACGGAACCGTTCGCGAAAGAACGCTTAGCTGAACAATTATTCGAACAAGTCTCTGCCGTCCAAGAAAAACGTCCGATCGTACTCGTCTGCATTGGTTCTGATCGTTCGACAGGTGACTCACTCGGTCCACTCGTTGGGACATTCCTCGAGAAACAAGCGCCTGCTCATCTTCACGTCTACGGTACACTCGCTAAACCCGTCCATGCACTGAATCTCGCAGAAACCATTCACTCGATCCAAACGACCCATTACCGTCCACTCGTCATCGCGATCGATGCGTGTCTCGGTCGCCTTTCAAGTGTCGGACATGTCTTTTTCTCGGAAGGTCCACTCGCACCCGGCGCCGGCGTCCAAAAAGAATTGCCTGCGGTCGGTGACTTCAACATTAAGGCTGTCGTCAACGTCAGTGGATTCATGGAGATGATGATTCTCCAGAACACACGGTTACACCTTGTTTATGAACTAGCGGAACTCGTCGCGAACAGCTTCCACTTACTTGATGCGAAACTCTCCGCTGAATCCACACGGACGACGATTTCTTTCACGCCGCGTTCAATGTAA
- a CDS encoding ParB/RepB/Spo0J family partition protein encodes MNELPVRAIRPNPTQPRKRFNEKALEELAQSLVRHGMIQPIVVRPRDGYYEIIAGERRYQAASRAGFERVPVLVIEADETRVMELALIENIQRADLSAIEEAMAYAEMIEEFGITQAELAQRVGKSRSHITNSLRLLQLPLLVQQAVMDERLSMGHARALLSLKHPKKIEQMAERVMAENWNVRRLEQALRERKESARPQQATAVQFVEESLREKYGATVRIKQGKQTGKLEIDFIDEDDLNRLLDLLLPESDH; translated from the coding sequence GTGAATGAATTACCTGTTCGGGCGATTCGCCCGAATCCGACTCAACCTCGGAAACGATTCAATGAAAAAGCATTAGAAGAGTTAGCCCAATCGCTCGTTCGTCACGGAATGATCCAACCGATCGTCGTCCGACCACGAGATGGCTATTACGAAATCATTGCCGGTGAACGGCGCTATCAGGCGGCAAGTCGCGCAGGATTCGAACGTGTACCGGTCCTTGTGATTGAAGCAGACGAGACACGCGTCATGGAGCTCGCCTTGATCGAAAACATCCAACGGGCAGACTTATCTGCAATTGAAGAAGCGATGGCATATGCGGAGATGATCGAGGAATTCGGCATTACGCAAGCAGAGCTTGCACAGCGTGTCGGGAAAAGTCGTTCGCACATTACGAACAGCCTTCGACTGTTACAGTTGCCATTGCTCGTTCAACAAGCGGTCATGGACGAACGTTTGTCGATGGGACATGCCCGCGCGCTCCTGTCGCTGAAACATCCAAAGAAAATCGAACAGATGGCAGAACGGGTCATGGCGGAGAACTGGAACGTCCGTCGGTTAGAGCAGGCGCTTCGGGAACGTAAGGAATCCGCCCGTCCGCAACAAGCGACCGCTGTTCAATTCGTCGAGGAATCACTTCGCGAAAAATACGGGGCGACAGTTCGGATTAAACAAGGAAAACAAACAGGGAAACTCGAGATCGATTTTATAGACGAAGACGACCTCAATCGGTTGCTCGACTTGCTGTTACCTGAATCGGATCACTAA
- the noc gene encoding nucleoid occlusion protein has product MRNAIAKLLGKPATIELDPQETVQELPLTELVANQFQPRTVFDGDRIEELAVTIEEHGLLQPIVVRKQGTGYEIIAGERRYRAVRSLGWETIPAIVKEMTDETTASLALIENLQREDLTPIEEAEAYERLLALQDITQEVLARKLGRSQSTIANKLRLLRLPMDVREALKQRTITERHARALLPLKDEALQVTVLAEILEREWNVKETERRVERLMTPQPPKKKRHKSFARDTRIALNTLRDSVDMIEQTGLTIEKEEVDCEEYVEVRIRIVKARPE; this is encoded by the coding sequence GTGAGAAATGCAATTGCCAAACTGCTCGGTAAACCTGCTACGATCGAGCTTGACCCCCAAGAGACGGTTCAGGAATTACCATTGACAGAACTTGTTGCGAATCAGTTCCAACCACGGACTGTGTTTGACGGGGACCGAATTGAAGAACTAGCGGTTACGATCGAAGAGCACGGGTTACTCCAGCCGATCGTCGTTCGAAAACAAGGAACAGGGTACGAAATCATTGCCGGAGAACGACGGTACCGAGCAGTGCGCTCGCTTGGCTGGGAAACGATTCCTGCCATCGTCAAAGAGATGACGGACGAGACGACTGCTTCCCTGGCATTGATTGAAAATCTGCAACGCGAAGACTTGACACCAATCGAAGAAGCGGAAGCTTATGAGCGTTTGCTTGCATTACAAGACATCACGCAAGAAGTGTTAGCCCGTAAGCTCGGACGTAGTCAATCGACGATTGCCAACAAATTACGTTTGCTCCGATTGCCAATGGATGTCCGGGAAGCATTGAAGCAACGGACAATCACGGAACGTCACGCCCGAGCGTTATTGCCACTTAAGGATGAAGCGTTACAAGTAACGGTACTCGCTGAAATTCTGGAACGGGAATGGAACGTCAAGGAGACGGAGCGCCGGGTGGAACGATTGATGACACCACAGCCACCGAAGAAAAAACGTCATAAAAGCTTTGCACGAGATACACGAATCGCGTTAAACACCTTGCGGGATTCCGTCGATATGATCGAGCAGACTGGATTGACGATCGAAAAAGAAGAAGTCGATTGCGAAGAATATGTAGAGGTGCGAATTCGCATCGTGAAGGCACGTCCGGAATAA
- the rsmG gene encoding 16S rRNA (guanine(527)-N(7))-methyltransferase RsmG translates to MNQQQFVTALATQGLEVSEHQLHQFKRYYELLVEWNEKMNLTAITDEEGVYLKHFYDSITAAFYFDFTTVTTVCDVGAGAGFPSLPIKIMFPHLQVTIVDSLNKRIGFLNHLATELGLEGVAFHHGRAEEFGKNKQFRERFDVVTARAVARMSVLAEYCLPLAKVGGQFVALKAAKVSEELEDGAIALKVLGGNLRESFQFQLPGEESERNIVIVDKKRTTPGKYPRKAGTPAKDPLS, encoded by the coding sequence ATGAACCAACAGCAATTCGTAACAGCATTGGCAACACAGGGACTTGAGGTCTCAGAACATCAGTTGCATCAATTCAAGCGGTATTATGAACTGCTCGTCGAGTGGAATGAAAAGATGAACCTGACGGCGATTACCGATGAAGAAGGTGTCTATTTAAAGCACTTCTATGACTCGATCACAGCAGCGTTCTATTTTGATTTCACGACAGTCACGACGGTTTGTGATGTCGGAGCAGGTGCTGGATTCCCGAGTCTGCCGATCAAAATCATGTTCCCGCACCTTCAAGTGACGATCGTCGATTCATTGAACAAACGAATCGGCTTCCTGAATCATTTAGCGACGGAACTTGGACTCGAAGGTGTCGCGTTCCATCATGGACGCGCAGAAGAGTTCGGTAAAAATAAACAATTCCGCGAACGATTTGACGTCGTGACCGCACGTGCGGTTGCCCGGATGTCCGTTCTCGCGGAATATTGCCTACCACTTGCGAAAGTCGGAGGACAATTCGTTGCCTTGAAGGCGGCGAAAGTCAGTGAAGAGCTTGAGGATGGTGCGATTGCCTTGAAAGTACTCGGTGGGAATTTACGGGAAAGTTTCCAGTTCCAATTGCCAGGCGAGGAAAGTGAGCGTAATATCGTTATTGTAGATAAAAAACGAACAACACCCGGGAAATATCCGCGTAAAGCGGGAACGCCTGCGAAAGATCCATTAAGCTAA
- the mnmG gene encoding tRNA uridine-5-carboxymethylaminomethyl(34) synthesis enzyme MnmG — protein sequence MAYQAGEFDVIVVGAGHAGIEASLAAARMGSKTVMLTMNPDMVGFMYCNPSIGGPAKGIVVREIDALGGEMARAIDATYIQMKMLNTSKGPAVRALRAQADKFEYQNRMKKALEDEPNLLLRQALVERLLIDEEGRCVGVVTNTGAEYRAKAVIITTGTFMRGKIIIGELSYESGPNNQMPSINLSKHLEELGFELARFKTGTPPRIDGKTIDYSKTEIQPGDEVALPFSHETTQMITEQIPCWLTYTTEYTHQLIDANLHRSPMFSGMIKGTGPRYCPSIEDKVVRFNDKPRHQIFLEPEGRDTEEVYVQGLSTSLPEDVQHDILRSIPGLENSEMMRPGYAIEYDAVVPTQLWPTLETKRVPGLFTAGQINGTSGYEEAAGQGIMAGINAGLQVQGKEPLILSRSQGYIGVMIDDLVTKGTNEPYRLLTSRAEYRLLLRHDNADLRLSEIGHELGLISEERQAKLLDKQEQIRLEMKRLEKVVIKATPDVNAQLEAIGASPLKEALHAITLLKRPEITYAMIAQMTPPETPLSAEAAEQVEIQVKYAGYIDKQLDQVEKMMRMEQKRIPDRLDYDAISGLAIEAKQKLNQVRPLSIGQASRISGVNPSDISILLVYIEQGQYALTAE from the coding sequence ATGGCTTATCAAGCAGGTGAATTCGACGTCATCGTCGTCGGAGCCGGACATGCCGGCATTGAAGCCTCTCTTGCTGCGGCACGAATGGGCTCGAAAACGGTCATGTTGACAATGAATCCCGATATGGTCGGATTCATGTATTGCAACCCGTCGATCGGTGGTCCTGCAAAAGGGATCGTCGTCCGGGAAATCGATGCGCTCGGTGGTGAAATGGCACGCGCGATCGATGCAACGTATATTCAAATGAAAATGTTAAACACGTCAAAAGGTCCTGCTGTACGAGCATTACGGGCGCAGGCAGATAAATTCGAATACCAAAACCGGATGAAAAAAGCGCTCGAGGATGAGCCGAATCTTCTCTTGCGTCAAGCGCTCGTCGAACGGTTGTTGATCGATGAAGAAGGACGTTGCGTCGGTGTCGTCACGAATACAGGGGCGGAGTACCGGGCGAAAGCGGTCATCATCACGACCGGAACGTTCATGCGCGGAAAAATCATCATCGGTGAATTGTCGTACGAGAGTGGTCCGAACAATCAGATGCCATCGATCAATCTATCGAAACATCTTGAAGAACTTGGATTTGAGCTCGCACGTTTCAAGACAGGTACACCACCGCGAATCGACGGGAAAACGATCGATTACTCGAAGACGGAGATCCAACCAGGTGACGAAGTAGCGCTTCCGTTTAGTCATGAAACGACACAGATGATCACGGAACAAATTCCATGCTGGTTGACGTATACGACGGAGTATACGCATCAGTTGATCGATGCGAATCTACACCGTTCACCGATGTTCTCTGGGATGATTAAAGGGACAGGTCCCCGTTATTGCCCATCGATCGAAGATAAGGTCGTCCGGTTCAACGATAAACCGCGTCACCAAATCTTCCTTGAGCCAGAAGGTCGCGATACGGAAGAAGTCTACGTGCAAGGGTTATCGACAAGTTTACCGGAAGACGTTCAACACGATATTCTCCGCTCGATTCCTGGGCTTGAGAATTCAGAAATGATGCGTCCTGGTTATGCGATTGAATACGATGCTGTCGTTCCGACACAACTCTGGCCAACGCTCGAAACAAAACGTGTTCCTGGTTTATTCACAGCGGGTCAAATCAACGGAACAAGTGGTTATGAGGAAGCAGCGGGCCAAGGGATCATGGCAGGAATCAATGCTGGACTACAAGTTCAAGGCAAAGAACCACTCATCTTGTCACGTTCACAAGGCTATATCGGTGTCATGATCGATGATCTCGTCACGAAAGGTACGAACGAACCGTACCGCCTCTTGACGTCACGTGCCGAGTACCGCTTGTTGCTCCGTCATGATAATGCGGATCTTCGTCTGTCGGAAATCGGACATGAACTCGGTTTGATCTCGGAAGAACGCCAAGCGAAGTTGCTCGACAAACAAGAGCAAATCCGTCTTGAGATGAAACGTCTTGAGAAGGTCGTCATCAAAGCGACACCGGACGTGAATGCACAGCTAGAAGCGATTGGTGCATCGCCACTTAAGGAAGCCTTGCATGCGATCACGTTGCTGAAACGCCCGGAAATCACATATGCGATGATTGCGCAGATGACACCACCGGAAACACCATTGTCTGCAGAAGCAGCAGAACAAGTCGAAATCCAAGTCAAATATGCCGGCTACATCGATAAACAACTCGATCAAGTCGAAAAAATGATGCGGATGGAGCAAAAACGGATTCCGGATCGTCTCGATTACGATGCGATCAGTGGATTAGCGATTGAAGCGAAACAAAAACTAAACCAAGTGCGTCCGCTCTCGATCGGACAAGCATCCCGGATTTCAGGGGTTAATCCGTCTGATATCTCGATCTTGCTTGTCTATATCGAACAAGGCCAATACGCATTGACTGCGGAGTGA
- the mnmE gene encoding tRNA uridine-5-carboxymethylaminomethyl(34) synthesis GTPase MnmE, whose amino-acid sequence MMEFDTIAAISTPMGEGAIAIVRLSGPDAVAVADRVYKGTNRLTEVPTHTIHYGKLVDHEADRVVDEVMVSVMRAPKTFTREDVIELNCHGGVVAVNRVLELILAQPEVRLAEPGEFTKRAFLNGRIDLSQAEAVMDLIRAKTDRAMHVAVSQIEGRLSKLVQDLRQQLLQTIAAIEVNIDYPEYDAEEMTQQIVERDAGAVRAILAELLTTARQGKILREGLSTAIIGRPNVGKSSLLNTLVQEAKAIVTDIAGTTRDTIEEYVNVRGVPLKLIDTAGIRETEDIVERMGVEKSRQALKTADLILLVLNGNDVLTDEDVLLFEAIKGMNAIIIVNKSDLAQQIDLVRVTELADGRPIVTTSLLEEAGVNDLEAAIASLFFEQGVESQDMTYVSNARHIQLIKRASQMIEDALGAAEAAMPIDMVQIDLRRAWDTLGEINGDTAQDSLLDQLFSQFCLGK is encoded by the coding sequence ATGATGGAATTTGATACGATTGCCGCGATTTCGACGCCGATGGGAGAAGGGGCGATTGCGATCGTGCGCTTATCGGGTCCTGATGCAGTCGCTGTAGCCGACCGCGTCTATAAAGGAACCAACCGCTTGACGGAAGTACCAACCCATACGATTCATTACGGGAAATTGGTCGATCACGAGGCGGATCGTGTTGTTGATGAAGTAATGGTGAGTGTCATGCGCGCACCAAAGACGTTCACACGTGAAGATGTCATCGAATTGAATTGTCATGGAGGAGTCGTCGCGGTCAATCGTGTCCTCGAACTCATCCTCGCACAACCGGAAGTCCGATTAGCGGAACCGGGTGAATTCACGAAACGTGCGTTCTTGAACGGACGAATCGATTTGTCGCAGGCGGAAGCTGTCATGGATCTCATCCGCGCGAAGACGGATCGAGCGATGCATGTCGCCGTCAGTCAAATTGAAGGACGTCTCTCAAAACTCGTCCAAGACTTACGTCAACAACTGTTGCAGACGATTGCTGCGATCGAAGTCAACATCGATTACCCGGAATATGACGCAGAAGAGATGACACAACAGATCGTCGAACGTGACGCTGGAGCTGTCCGCGCGATTCTGGCAGAGTTATTAACAACGGCACGCCAAGGAAAAATCCTTCGTGAAGGGTTATCCACAGCGATCATCGGTCGTCCGAACGTCGGTAAATCGTCTTTGCTCAACACATTGGTGCAAGAAGCGAAGGCCATCGTCACGGATATCGCGGGAACGACACGCGATACGATCGAGGAGTACGTCAATGTTCGTGGTGTACCACTAAAGTTGATTGATACGGCAGGGATTCGAGAGACGGAAGATATCGTCGAACGGATGGGTGTCGAAAAGTCGCGTCAGGCTTTAAAGACGGCCGATTTGATCTTACTCGTCCTAAACGGGAACGATGTCCTAACGGATGAGGACGTTTTGCTGTTTGAAGCGATTAAAGGGATGAACGCAATCATCATCGTCAACAAGAGTGACTTGGCGCAACAGATTGATTTGGTACGTGTCACGGAACTTGCCGATGGTCGACCAATCGTTACGACGTCCTTGCTCGAAGAAGCAGGGGTCAACGATCTTGAAGCGGCGATTGCGAGTCTGTTCTTTGAACAGGGTGTCGAGAGTCAAGATATGACGTACGTCTCGAATGCACGACATATCCAACTGATCAAACGCGCGAGTCAAATGATTGAAGATGCCCTCGGTGCAGCAGAAGCAGCGATGCCGATTGACATGGTACAGATCGATTTACGACGGGCATGGGACACGCTCGGCGAAATCAATGGAGATACAGCACAGGATAGTTTATTGGATCAGTTGTTTTCGCAGTTCTGTCTCGGGAAATAA